The following are encoded together in the Astyanax mexicanus isolate ESR-SI-001 chromosome 8, AstMex3_surface, whole genome shotgun sequence genome:
- the LOC103023434 gene encoding uncharacterized protein LOC103023434, whose amino-acid sequence MERGSDCERPGSSQEYKRPVLGNLQAEILQLDPVVSAEEGDDVILPCFHPKEQINNVLWYKQLTGQKPVLLASSYYRTQPFKFYNDFDMPKRFDLLRADGSSNLSITSIQQSDSAVYYCAVAFSNVVSFGAGTVLLLKGHHSNKYTVQQLPVPHLLYPKDSVTLQCSVITNICAGDHSVYWFRHGSGESDPGIIFTHGNRSDQCKKSSETVSPTQSCIYKLPKNNLSLSDAGTYYCAVAACGEILYGNGTKLNVKDEPGGGSTYIVMICLAVLLFISITINILLCSICRQNESTSQQSVTTSDDAVSTVQYSVSNEMNYAALKFNTKTTKMKRGRNHEETVYSGVARQSYK is encoded by the exons ATGGAAAGAGGCAGTGATTGTGAACGCCCAGGCAGCTCACAGGAGTATAAAAGACCTGTGTTAG GAAATCTTCAAGCTGAAATCTTGCAGCTGGATCCTGTGGTTTCTGCTGAAGAAGGAGATGATGTGATTTTACCTTGCTTTCATCCCaaagaacaaataaataatgtgttGTGGTACAAACAGCtgactggacagaagcctgtactaCTCGCCTCTTCATATTACAGAACTCAACCCTTTAAATTCTATAACGACTTCGATATGCCAAAACGCTTTGATTTATTAAGAGCTGATGGGAGCTCCAACCTTTCCATCACCAGCATTCAACAATCGGATTCAGCTGTGTACTACTGCGCTGTGGCTTTCTCCAACGTTGTCAGCTTCGGCGCTGGCACAGTTTTATTGTTAAAAG GGCACCATTCCAACAAGTACACTGTTCAGCAGCTCCCTGTACCACACCTTCTTTACCCCAAAGACTCAGTGACTCTACAGTGCTCAGTGATCACTAATATATGCGCAGGAGATCACAGTGTGTACTGGTTCAGAcacggatcaggagaatctgatccaggaatcatcttcactcatggaaacaggagtgatcagtgtaagaaaagctctgagactgtttctcctacacagagctgtatctacaaacTCCCCAAGAACAACCTCAGCCTCTCTGATGCTGGAACTTACTACTGTGCTGTAGCTGCATGTGGAGAGATACTGTATGGGAATGGAACTAAACTCAATGTTAAAG ATGAACCTGGAGGAGGGAGCACATACATTGTGATGATTTGTCTGGCAGTGCTGCTGTTTATAAGCATCACCATCAATATTCTTTTGTGTTCAATATGCAGGCAAAATG AGAGTACATCACAACAGTCCGTCACAACCTCTGATGATGCTGTTTCAACAGTACAG TACAGTGTAAGTAATGAGATGAACTACGCTGCCTTGAAATTCAACACCAAAACCAcgaagatgaagagagggagaaaccATGAGGAGACTGTGTACTCTGGAGTGGCACGTCAAAGCTACAAGTGA